From the Paenibacillus tianjinensis genome, the window TTGACACAAACAATTATATTGTATACAATCTAATTGTTAAATACATAAAATGATCCACCGGAAGGATGAAGCTGCCAATGAGTGTCTATTCATATACAGCCCGCAACATTCGGGGTAAAGAGACCCCTCTTGAACAATACAAGGATAAAGTGCTGCTGATCGTAAACACCGCCAGTAAATGCGGGTTCACCCCGCAATATTCTGACCTGCAAAAGCTTTACGAGAAGTTCCAGGACCAGGGTTTTCAAATTCTCGGGTTCCCCAGCGACCAGTTCGGTGAAGAACCCGGCTCCAATGAGGAGGTCAACGTGTTCTGCCAAATCAATTATGGTGTTAGCTTTCCACTCTTTGAGAAGATCAATGTAAAGGGCGAACATAAACATCCCTTATTCGACTATTTGACCAAGGAAGCGGGCTTTACCGGCTTCGATCATAATCACGCGGGCAGCAGACTGCTGCACCTGATGCTTGAGGAACGCGATCCTGCCTCTCTGGCTGACGATGAAGTGAAATGGAACTTCACCAAGTTCCTGATCGACCGTAAAGGCAATGTAGTGAAGCGTTTCGAATCGCCTATTGATCCCCTCGATCTTGAGCCGGCTATTCAGGAACTGCTGTAAAGATCAACACGGAGTGTGCTTCCTGCCTGAACAAAAGAACCCATCTTCCATGATTGTGGAGGATGGGTTCTTTGCTTTCCAATGCTGGCATACCTGCGGCTGCACTTATTTTCCCCGGTATGTCTCCGTAAACACTTCAAAAAAAGGTGTCGTGTCCCGCTCCGCCATTGTATCCGGCGCTCCCGGGCTCCAGCCGATCTCCGCCCGCCAGCTGCCGAGCAGGCCTGAGGCAATCAGCTCCTGTTCATTAACCTGAACCGATGCCTCGCCTTGGGGCGCTACGTAGAGCGCATCCACCGGACAGTATGCCTCGCACATGAAGCAGGTCTGGCAATCTTCCTGGCGGGCGATGACGGCAAGCTTGCCCTGCATATCAAATACATTTGTCGGGCATACCTTGACGCACAGCCGGCAGCCGATGCAGCGGTCTCCGCTGACCAGTTCGATCATATGACCTGCTCCTCTCTCGGCACCTGAAGCTCATGGGCATGCGGCACCTTTTCGGTAGTGATGCTGATCCGATCAATGCCGGACAGAATCAGCCGGTGGGTCTGGCGCGGGTCGAGCGCCGGATATTCTGCCAGCCGCTGAAGGCCCCGGCTCTCCTTGCGGGCCAGCGCGGCGATGTAGATCCAGCGGCCGGCCTGAAGCATAGCCGCCGCTTCCCGGGACTGCACGATGCCCTGCACCGTGGCCGGGGGCCGGCCGGTAAGATAGGGCATCAGGCTGTCCAGCCGCTTCAAGGCTGCGGCCACCACCAGCTCGCTGCGGAAATAGTTGATCCGCAGCGGCAGGATCTCCTGCTGGACCGCCGCGATCAGCGGCTTCGCGTCCAGCGGTTCCCTTGCTTCGGCGCCAGCCGTAAGCCCCAAGCGGCCCGCCGCGCGGAGCTGACGGCTGTCCGCCCGGCGCGATTGCGCCAGCGCGTGCCGCGCCGCTCCCCGGCCGGCCCAGCTTCCGCTGCAGATGGCCCAGGAAGCGTTGTAGGCCCCACCGCCGGAGATGGCGCCGGTGACCTTCTCGCGCGATGCGGCATCTCCGGCCGCATACAGTCCCGGCACCGTCGTCTCGCAAGCGTTGCCGGTCAGGCGCAGGCCGCCCGTGCCGCGCATCGTGCCTTCATAGCGGAGCGTAAGCGGGAATTTATCCTTGAACGGATCAATCCCCGCCCGCTCCAGCGGCATGAAAAAGATCGGGTGGGCGCGGCGCAGGAATTCGCGCTTCTCCGTCGTATCCGCCAGGTCCAGCCTCGCATACACCGGCCCTTTCAGCATCAGCTCGGGAATACTGCCGAAGGTGCGGTCGCCACTGTGCAGCGGATTACCTGCCGCATCATACAGCGTCGCCCAGGCCAGCATCCGCCCGCGTGTCACCGTACCGTCTGCAAAGCTTGGCGCATACTGCCTGGTGAACTCCATCCCCGACAGCTCCGCTCCTGCTTCGGCTGACATCAGCAGGCCTTCACCAGTGAGCACATTGCAGCCCAGCCCTTTGCTGAGGAAGGCGCAGCCGCCGGTCGCAATCACCACTGCGTTTGCCCGTACTTCCCAGGCTTCCCCGGTCAGGCGGTTGATTCCCCTGGCACCCCCGACGCCGTGCTCATCATGCAGCAGCTCCAGCGCCGGAGACTGGTCCCATATCTTCACTCCCGCTTTGCGCACAACACGCCGCATCAGCTTCATATATTCCGGGCCATGCAGATGAGTACGCAGCGGGTTGCCGTCTTCATCCTTCGGAAAGGGATATCCCCACTCCTCCACCTGGGCCAGATTCTGCTCCACCTGATCCAGCACGCGGTGAATCCAGGCATTCTCCGAGAGGTAGCCGCCTGCCCGGAGTCTGGACTCCACCGCCGCATCGCGCAGCTCAGCTACCGGCGGAATGACCAGCAATGTCGTTCCGCCCGGAGCCGTAGCTCCGCTAGTCCCCAGGTAACCCTTATCGGCCAGAATCACCTGCGCGCCCTGCGAGGCTGCATTCCATGCCGCCCATGCCCCGGCCGGGCCTCCGCCCAGCACAAGTACATCCGTTGTTATTTGCTGCTGCGGCATTTCATTCCCTCCCAAACTGTTGATTAACCCTATGAAATAATTGATAAGATCGTCGTCCGGTACAAATTTGTTTTCTGCAAGTTTCCAGAACGAGCGTCTGCCTAGAAAACGTTTGATTTGTCGGTACGGAGGCACAGTAGTGGAAATTTCTCCAGCTAACTTCCTGTGGACAGGATGGAGACAGAGACTAGTGGGATTTTCTCACTCTAATATCTCACGTACGGGCCAAAATCAGTGTTTTCCGGGAGTTTAGCGGGTGTTTTTCCCACTAAACTCCGATTTTAGGCGAAACCAGATAAATTAGCGGGAGTTTTTCCCACTATCAATACATCTCAGCCCAGCTGTTCATGCAGAAATTCCAGGGTCAAAGCCAATGCCTCATTCAGCTCCGGTGTAGCTCCTTCATAAGGATCTGTGGTATTGAACGTGTGGTCAGCACCTCTTACTGAATAGTAACGGTGCTGCGGCGCCTGCTCCCGGAAACGGGCATTCTGCTGCAGCAGCGAATCCCTGTCCTGGTCGCCCTGGATGACCAGGGCTGCGGCGGATAAGAAGCTTAGCGCGTGTTCCAGGTCGAAACGACCCTTGTTCCGCTCCTGGTCCAGCTGTAGAACCCGCTCCTGAAACGTCAGCGCTTGCCCGCTACCAGGAGTACGCGCCGGCGCTGATCCGCCGTTCCAGACTACCAGCGCCTGCACCTCCGGATGCTCGGCGGCGAATATAATATTGCCGCCTCCCGCGCGGCTGTGCCCGAGAATCGCCAGCCGCACAGGATCGGCCCGCTCCGCCAGCGGGAGTCTGCCGCCTCGCAGGCTGCGCAGCACTTGCTGCAGATCATCCAGCTCGCGGCTCAGCGTAGCAGCTTCAGCCGCTTCCCGCTCAGCTATTCCAGCGGCGCTATGGGCAACAATCCGTGAAAAGTTGAAGCTGACTGTATAGAAGCCGCTCTCCGCCAGCCTACCGGAAACCTCCGGCCAGAAGGCCCAGTCTTTATGGCCTCTGAAGCCGTGGCTTAACAGCACTACTGGAGCAGGATCCACACCGGGTGGAACCCGTACCTGGCCTTCAATAAAGAGTCCATTCTCCAGCGGCAGTCTGAAGCTTTCTGCAGCTAATGTCTGCTGGCCCATAAGGTCATCCCTCCGCTTAAGTTATTATTGCAGCTGCCAGTCGCTGATATTGAAGTCTTTTTTGGCCAGCTTTTCTTCCACCAGGAAGTTCTTGGTGCCCTCCAGCAGCTTCGTGCCTTCTTCGGTGAAGGCGGTATCCTTGATATCACTGATCGGATTGACCTGTTTCGCCAGCTCAGGTGTGGTATCGTTAATCTCGGCCAGGAACTGGTAATATTCATCCTCATGCTGTTTCAAATCGGCCAGCGCCTTCTCGCGCGCCTCATTCCATACCTTCGGGAAATCCGGGAATTTCGCCAGATAGTCCTCCGAAACAACAGTAGCACTGGAGCCCAGCAGATCGGGATGGCTCGAAGCATCATCCAGATGGGTATAGCCTTGATCAATCAGCTTCAATGCCGGAATGCCCACATTGGTTGTCGCATCCACATCTCCGCGGGCCAGAGCCGCTGTTGCATCAGGAATCAGCATATGGACCAGCTTATAGCCGGTGACACCTTCCTGCTTAAGCAAGCCGACTACGTAGCGGTGCATGAAGGAGCCCTTTTGAATCGCAATCGTTTTGCCCTGCAGGTCTTTTACCGTCTTGGGGCCATCCTTCTTGCCGATCAGATAACCGACGGTATGGGCGGAGGATTGCGAAATCAGGCGGGTCTTGGCGCCGGAAGCATAAGCGATAATGGCAGGAGTATCTCCAAGGCTGCCGAAATCCAGCCTCCCGCTGATCAGCGATTCCGTCTGGTCGGGACCGTTCGGGAAGCCGGTCAGCTTCACTTCGGTGATGCCGTATTTTTTCAGTTCCTCCTGGATGATGCCTTTATAAAAGCCCCAGCCCTCCGCGCCGCCCGGCACGTTCAGCTTGTTGGAGCCGATATAGCCGAAATTCAGCACAGCCGGAACCTTGCTGGCCGGCTCGCTGCCTGCTGCCTCCGCTGTGTTGTTGCCGCCCGCTGAGGAGGCCCCCTTGGTGGAAGCTGTGTTGTTTCCGCAAGCTTGCAGCACCAGCATAACCATGACTACGCTGGCAAGCAGTGCCAGGCGAATCCCCTTTTTCTGTTTACCTTGAATCTCTCTGTACGTTTGCATAACTCTGTTCTCCCCTCAGTCATCTGTTGTTTTAGTTGCCTCAGAACCCGGCTCTGGCCGCCAGTTTGTACATGAAATCGTGACTTGCCACCGGCTGTCTGCCTTTGCCCCAGCCCACCTTCTCCCTGTATCCGCCAAGCAGCCCCTGTTGCTCTAACACATCGGCGGTCACACCCGTCACCCCTTCGGAATCCGGCGCGACATACAGTGCATCCACTGGACAATACAGCTCGCACATGAAGCAGGTCTGGCAATCACTCTGCCGGGCGATGACGGGAATTCCGTCCTCCACCCGGTCAAATACATTCGTCGGGCAGACGGATACACATTGATTGCACTCTACACACCTGGCAGCGCTAATGACTTCAATCACAGTAATACACTCTCCTTCGCAACCTCTTCTGTCTTCACCCATATCTGATCGAGTCCACCGCTGATCAGCCGGTGATGCTGGCCGTGATCCGTTTCTTTGTAATCCTCGCGTTTATGCATGCCCCGGGTCTCGGTACGGGCCAGCGCAGAGCTGTACATCCAGCGTGCGGTCGCCGTCATGGCTTCCGCTTCGCGGGCTTTAACCCCCTCCGGCGTACGCTGGATTTCCCGGGTGCGCTGCTCTGTCCACAGTGTGTCCAGCCGGCTGAGCGAGGAGGTCAGTCCCTGCTCTGTGCGGAACAGGTTGATGTCGTAAGGCTTAACTTCAGCCTGTACGGCGGAAACGAACTCCGCTGTACGTGCTGCCGTTCCCGGCTTCACTTCCTGATCAACAAGCGGCGAGGATGACAGTCCTTTCGGAGTACGGTCAGCAGCATGCCATCCGAGCTGCGCGGCATAACCAGCCGCCCCTTCTCCGGCGAAGGAGCCTGAGGACATGGCCCAGGCGGCATTGTGGCTGCCGCCGCCGGTGAAGCCGCCGCAGATCAGCTCTCGGGTGGCAGCGTCCCCTGCAGCATACAGTCCCGGAACTCCGGTGCCGCAGGTTTCATCTGCAATGCGGATACCGCCGGTACCGCGGACCGTCCCTTCCAGCCGCAGCGTGACCGGAAAAGCATCCTTGAACGGATCAATGCCCCTGCGGTCAAACGGCAGGAAGAAGTTCGTC encodes:
- a CDS encoding 4Fe-4S dicluster domain-containing protein is translated as MIELVSGDRCIGCRLCVKVCPTNVFDMQGKLAVIARQEDCQTCFMCEAYCPVDALYVAPQGEASVQVNEQELIASGLLGSWRAEIGWSPGAPDTMAERDTTPFFEVFTETYRGK
- a CDS encoding FAD-dependent oxidoreductase, with the protein product MPQQQITTDVLVLGGGPAGAWAAWNAASQGAQVILADKGYLGTSGATAPGGTTLLVIPPVAELRDAAVESRLRAGGYLSENAWIHRVLDQVEQNLAQVEEWGYPFPKDEDGNPLRTHLHGPEYMKLMRRVVRKAGVKIWDQSPALELLHDEHGVGGARGINRLTGEAWEVRANAVVIATGGCAFLSKGLGCNVLTGEGLLMSAEAGAELSGMEFTRQYAPSFADGTVTRGRMLAWATLYDAAGNPLHSGDRTFGSIPELMLKGPVYARLDLADTTEKREFLRRAHPIFFMPLERAGIDPFKDKFPLTLRYEGTMRGTGGLRLTGNACETTVPGLYAAGDAASREKVTGAISGGGAYNASWAICSGSWAGRGAARHALAQSRRADSRQLRAAGRLGLTAGAEAREPLDAKPLIAAVQQEILPLRINYFRSELVVAAALKRLDSLMPYLTGRPPATVQGIVQSREAAAMLQAGRWIYIAALARKESRGLQRLAEYPALDPRQTHRLILSGIDRISITTEKVPHAHELQVPREEQVI
- a CDS encoding alpha/beta hydrolase family protein → MGQQTLAAESFRLPLENGLFIEGQVRVPPGVDPAPVVLLSHGFRGHKDWAFWPEVSGRLAESGFYTVSFNFSRIVAHSAAGIAEREAAEAATLSRELDDLQQVLRSLRGGRLPLAERADPVRLAILGHSRAGGGNIIFAAEHPEVQALVVWNGGSAPARTPGSGQALTFQERVLQLDQERNKGRFDLEHALSFLSAAALVIQGDQDRDSLLQQNARFREQAPQHRYYSVRGADHTFNTTDPYEGATPELNEALALTLEFLHEQLG
- a CDS encoding glutathione peroxidase, producing the protein MSVYSYTARNIRGKETPLEQYKDKVLLIVNTASKCGFTPQYSDLQKLYEKFQDQGFQILGFPSDQFGEEPGSNEEVNVFCQINYGVSFPLFEKINVKGEHKHPLFDYLTKEAGFTGFDHNHAGSRLLHLMLEERDPASLADDEVKWNFTKFLIDRKGNVVKRFESPIDPLDLEPAIQELL
- a CDS encoding 4Fe-4S dicluster domain-containing protein, with amino-acid sequence MIEVISAARCVECNQCVSVCPTNVFDRVEDGIPVIARQSDCQTCFMCELYCPVDALYVAPDSEGVTGVTADVLEQQGLLGGYREKVGWGKGRQPVASHDFMYKLAARAGF
- a CDS encoding ABC transporter substrate-binding protein — encoded protein: MQTYREIQGKQKKGIRLALLASVVMVMLVLQACGNNTASTKGASSAGGNNTAEAAGSEPASKVPAVLNFGYIGSNKLNVPGGAEGWGFYKGIIQEELKKYGITEVKLTGFPNGPDQTESLISGRLDFGSLGDTPAIIAYASGAKTRLISQSSAHTVGYLIGKKDGPKTVKDLQGKTIAIQKGSFMHRYVVGLLKQEGVTGYKLVHMLIPDATAALARGDVDATTNVGIPALKLIDQGYTHLDDASSHPDLLGSSATVVSEDYLAKFPDFPKVWNEAREKALADLKQHEDEYYQFLAEINDTTPELAKQVNPISDIKDTAFTEEGTKLLEGTKNFLVEEKLAKKDFNISDWQLQ